The following nucleotide sequence is from Pseudomonas sp. RC10.
AGCGTTTGGCAGGGCATGAGCGGTTCAGCGCCTTTCTTCCGTCTGATTGTTCCCTGGAGGACGGGTTGATGGCGCTTGCCGACGAGGACGCCTATTCGTCCCCATCGCTGGAACGGGTTCTGGACCAGTGGGCTGAAGTCCTTGCAACAGGATTGGCCAATCTCGTTTACCTGCTCAACCCCGAAAAAATCGTGTTCGGCGGACCGTTGAGTGTCCTTTTCCCGCGCATCACGTCGCGGGTCGAGAGCCTGCTCACCCAGCACCTCTTGCACGGCTTCAACGTCCCATTGCTAGAGGTGACGCGTCTGGGCGCCGATGGGGCTGCCATTGGTGCCGCCTCCGTGATTCGCGAGCGGATCTTCTCGCTTGCGCGGATCGAAAGCCCTTAGTCGGTAGCAATATGGGGCGTTGTCGTGGGGCCCGTTGTCATTCGCGCAGGCCCATGAACTGCGCTGTGAACGCCGCTCGATACCTTGCCCAGCACGGTGGTCATGAACGCCTGGTCAGTTGCTGTGTGCCCCGGCGGAAGTGGGTAGCCGCCGTTTTTGCGCTCCACTTCCACGATCAGTCCGCTGGGCAGCTTGACGAACACAACAGGTTTTTCCGGTTGCGTCGGGCGGCACTTCGCGTAGTTGCTTTCTGCGCCAAGCGCCTGCAGGGCGGCTGCTCTACACTCTTCAAGCGTCAGGCCTGCCTTGACCGGCAGTTCTTTGTTGATATTGATGACGGTGGCCAGATACAACGTATAGAGCGACATAGCGGAGTCCTTCCGAATGACAATGCCGGTGGCGATTGCGATCGCCAATTGAGTGCGGATTCAGGGCGTCAGCGATGGGGTTGACGCCCGCTGGTACAGCGTTCTTGCGGGCGGCTAATCGACAGAGGTTCGCAACACATCGACATTTTTGATTGTCTGCCAGATGCGCTTCACTGCCGGTGTCATGTTGGCAGGGTGAGCTTCCAGACTGCGCTCGCGGTGGGCCAGGGCTTTGACGTAGAGCACTTCGGGGACGCGTACGACCTCGTTCCTGTCGGGGATGCATTCCCTGTCTCGTCCCGGGACGATGCCGACGGGTGAATATCCTGCCTTTTCCAGCAGTTTCTGGACGGTGTTGTTGTGCAGCGTTGCGTAGGTGTAGATGTTTGCCAGGCCCTGCAAACGCGCCGAGGCTTCGATCAAGTCCATGACGACCACGCCCAGACCCGAACGCCTGTGCTCAGGGGCTACAACGCCCAGGCGACCATAAAGCGACTTTGTGTCGTAGTCCCGTTCCAGGCAAACCATCGAGACCAACTCAACGCCCTTGAGGCCTACATAAATGATCGTGTCTCGAGAGCTCTCGTATTTCAGCGATACCGACTCGAAATAAAATTTGGGCCTGGTGAACCGGGCGCCGTCACCGTGGCTGATATTGGGATACCACTCCGGAAGCTTCTCGACCAGTTTCGGGACGTCCAAACGAGAGAGTTGCACCAGGGTGTACCCGTCAGGCAAGGCTTCGCTCAACCGGGACTGCAAAGGGTCGGGCCATTTCATAAATGTCTCAACGATTTCCTTCTGGGGAAGACAAGAAGGGGCCGCTTTACCGACACCGTGTTCGGTACGGCACAGCAAGCCCCCGCGCGCTTCATTCAGGCCTGTAGGCCTGAGCTTCAAGCCGCTGACGTGTTTTATTTCAATGCGGCTTCCGGAGGGCGGCGAAAGCCGATCGCGATCCTGTTGAAGGTATTCATCAGGCCGATGGCAATCGTCAGGTCAACGATCTGTTTTTCACTGAACACGGCAGACACGGCTGTGAACTCTTCATCCGGAATCGCGGTTTCGGCGACACGCGTGACGGTTTCGGCCCATGCGAGGGCGGCCTGTTCCTGTTCGTCGAACACCTTGCCGGCTTCGCGCCAGACTTGAACCAATGCGAGTTTTTCAGGCGCAACGCCTTTGCTGGACAGGTCACGGGTGTGCAGGTCCAGGCAGTAGGCGCAGCCGTTGATTTGTGAGATGCGCAAGAAGACGAGCTCGACCAGCACGCCGCTCAGGCCACATTTGGCGATGTAGCCATAAACGCCACCCAGTGCTTTGTAGCCGTCGGGTGCCGCATTGATGTAATCGATACGTTGAGTCATGTAACGGTTCCTATTTGTCAGGAGTGGTCAGATTTTTATCGTCGCTGTCGACGACGAATACGGCCAGGAGCTTGGCGGGTTCGGTCGTGCTGGCATTCCCTCCCATCAGGTGGTGGGCGCCAGGCTCTTCCGCAAAGCTTTCGCCAGCCTTGTAAATGCGCGCGGGGTGCCCTTCGACCTGGCTGCGGATGCTTCCGGAAACGACGTAGGCATAAATAAACGCCGAATTTGCATGATGGTGGGGTAGCGAT
It contains:
- a CDS encoding cupin domain-containing protein, with the translated sequence MTINHKTWALAALLSLAGTVSAHDAQKAGDQVVPNFAQAIPNIPGKSLIAVEVNYPPGGQSLPHHHANSAFIYAYVVSGSIRSQVEGHPARIYKAGESFAEEPGAHHLMGGNASTTEPAKLLAVFVVDSDDKNLTTPDK
- a CDS encoding GNAT family N-acetyltransferase, yielding MKWPDPLQSRLSEALPDGYTLVQLSRLDVPKLVEKLPEWYPNISHGDGARFTRPKFYFESVSLKYESSRDTIIYVGLKGVELVSMVCLERDYDTKSLYGRLGVVAPEHRRSGLGVVVMDLIEASARLQGLANIYTYATLHNNTVQKLLEKAGYSPVGIVPGRDRECIPDRNEVVRVPEVLYVKALAHRERSLEAHPANMTPAVKRIWQTIKNVDVLRTSVD
- a CDS encoding carboxymuconolactone decarboxylase family protein codes for the protein MTQRIDYINAAPDGYKALGGVYGYIAKCGLSGVLVELVFLRISQINGCAYCLDLHTRDLSSKGVAPEKLALVQVWREAGKVFDEQEQAALAWAETVTRVAETAIPDEEFTAVSAVFSEKQIVDLTIAIGLMNTFNRIAIGFRRPPEAALK